One window of Acidobacteriaceae bacterium genomic DNA carries:
- a CDS encoding TolC family protein — protein MHRHSPVVRINAATLLILFVVTFAPASRSAHAQISLVSAVDLALKNNPRVRLAQADVDKSTAVLKESKDVYIPAITVGSGLGWSYGYPLGQPSVVNATLQGVVLSWSQRDYIRASRLGLQAALLNATDARAAVEEDTVVTYLALDRDLAREQALDEQLARAEQLVTIVGDRLNAGVDTGIDLTQAKLTAAQIRLNYLNAQDERALDQQRLADLIGLPSQNLTTTHDSIPQLGAPAADHAKIALPESPSVRAALESAEAKQQIAWGDQKKLYRPQIFLASQYSLFAKFNNYQVYFPTNPQTGKSVFQYNNAGIGIQVSWPIFDRALKDKAKESAADAVHAFAEYQNARIKDQEGHAQLARSTQTLSAKAEVADLEQQLSSQQLAAIRTQLQASAANPNAPQRTPKDQANAEIDERGKYITMLNSRFDLEQAQVQLMRAQGNLDTWLRNSAGSPPTAPAPNP, from the coding sequence ATGCACAGGCACTCCCCAGTCGTTCGGATTAACGCAGCGACGTTGCTGATCCTCTTCGTTGTCACGTTTGCGCCTGCGTCCAGATCTGCCCACGCCCAGATTTCGCTGGTCTCCGCCGTTGACCTCGCACTCAAGAACAATCCCCGTGTTCGCCTCGCGCAGGCAGACGTGGACAAGTCGACCGCCGTCCTCAAAGAGAGCAAAGACGTCTACATTCCGGCCATAACCGTCGGCTCCGGTCTCGGCTGGTCCTACGGTTATCCGCTCGGGCAACCGTCGGTCGTCAACGCCACATTGCAGGGGGTGGTGCTCAGCTGGTCGCAGCGGGATTACATTCGCGCCTCGCGCCTCGGTCTGCAAGCTGCATTGCTCAACGCCACCGATGCTCGCGCTGCCGTTGAAGAGGACACGGTTGTCACCTATCTGGCGCTCGACCGGGACCTCGCTCGCGAGCAGGCGCTGGATGAGCAGCTTGCACGCGCGGAGCAGCTCGTCACCATCGTCGGCGATCGCCTTAACGCCGGCGTTGACACAGGCATCGATCTAACCCAAGCCAAGCTCACAGCCGCGCAAATCCGCCTCAATTACCTCAACGCGCAGGACGAACGCGCGCTCGATCAGCAACGCCTCGCAGACCTCATCGGGCTCCCGTCCCAAAATCTCACAACTACACACGACAGCATTCCGCAGCTCGGCGCGCCGGCCGCGGACCATGCCAAAATTGCGTTGCCGGAAAGCCCCTCGGTGCGAGCGGCGCTCGAAAGCGCTGAAGCGAAACAGCAGATCGCCTGGGGCGACCAGAAAAAGCTCTACAGGCCGCAGATATTCCTCGCGAGCCAGTACAGCCTCTTTGCGAAGTTCAACAACTACCAGGTCTACTTCCCGACAAATCCACAAACCGGTAAATCCGTCTTCCAGTACAACAATGCCGGCATCGGCATCCAGGTGAGCTGGCCCATCTTCGATCGCGCGCTCAAGGACAAAGCGAAAGAGTCCGCCGCGGACGCCGTCCACGCCTTCGCCGAATACCAAAACGCCCGTATCAAAGATCAAGAGGGCCATGCGCAGCTCGCACGCAGCACGCAGACCCTGTCGGCCAAGGCCGAGGTCGCAGACCTGGAGCAGCAGCTCTCTTCCCAGCAGCTCGCCGCCATTCGTACACAGCTTCAGGCCAGCGCGGCTAATCCCAACGCGCCCCAACGCACCCCCAAGGACCAGGCCAACGCGGAAATCGATGAGCGAGGAAAATACATCACGATGCTCAACTCGCGTTTCGATCTTGAACAAGCCCAGGTGCAGCTCATGCGGGCGCAGGGCAATCTGGACACATGGCTTCGCAACTCGGCGGGCAGCCCGCCGACAGCTCCCGCGCCCAACCCGTAA
- a CDS encoding tetratricopeptide repeat protein → MNLSANILKLRRAVFAVSAATLLAVPCNSRAADLASATDALLNGSSNAAVAQLKQVLSADPSNGQAHLLLCRAYYAQSLASAAASECTIALRTLGNDSAAQDWAGRAYGMQADTAGPIAGLRLAFKVRNAFEAAVRLNPLNGDAVNDLSEYYIDAPSIVGGGFDKAALLADRSAAELPQNAHRTRAMSAEKQKDYATAEREFRAATAVANKPNAWADLGAFYSRRAQNDQAVEALRRAIALDRTHDATLVDAATTLTEMNREPRLAERGLRDYLASRSKSDAAPAFRVHVTLAKLLRNQGNTAEAKIELGRAIDLAADYAPARKELAALEHQTTIAAR, encoded by the coding sequence TTGAATCTCTCCGCAAACATCCTCAAGCTTCGCCGCGCTGTTTTCGCAGTGAGCGCTGCCACTTTACTCGCAGTGCCCTGCAACTCGCGGGCGGCCGATCTCGCATCCGCCACGGATGCGCTCTTGAACGGCAGCTCGAACGCTGCCGTCGCGCAACTAAAGCAGGTCCTCTCCGCGGACCCTTCCAATGGTCAGGCGCACCTGCTGCTCTGCCGCGCGTACTATGCGCAGTCCCTCGCGTCCGCCGCGGCTTCCGAGTGCACCATCGCGCTCCGCACGCTTGGCAACGACAGCGCCGCGCAGGACTGGGCCGGTCGCGCATATGGAATGCAGGCCGATACTGCCGGACCCATTGCCGGTCTACGTCTCGCCTTTAAGGTCCGCAACGCATTCGAAGCAGCCGTCCGGCTCAATCCCCTGAATGGCGATGCAGTGAACGATCTCAGCGAGTACTACATTGACGCCCCTTCGATCGTCGGCGGCGGGTTCGACAAGGCCGCACTTCTCGCCGACCGCTCTGCTGCCGAGCTTCCGCAGAACGCACACCGCACCCGGGCCATGTCTGCTGAAAAGCAGAAGGACTACGCGACGGCCGAACGTGAGTTCCGCGCAGCGACTGCGGTAGCCAACAAGCCGAACGCATGGGCCGACCTTGGCGCCTTTTACTCGCGGCGTGCCCAGAACGATCAGGCTGTCGAGGCTCTGCGCCGCGCCATAGCTCTCGATCGCACGCATGACGCCACACTCGTCGACGCTGCAACAACGCTCACCGAAATGAATCGCGAGCCCCGGCTCGCCGAACGTGGCCTGCGCGACTATCTCGCGTCTCGCTCGAAGTCCGACGCAGCTCCGGCCTTTCGCGTGCACGTGACGCTCGCTAAACTTCTCCGGAACCAGGGCAACACAGCGGAGGCTAAGATCGAACTCGGACGCGCAATCGATCTGGCTGCAGACTACGCTCCGGCGCGCAAGGAACTCGCCGCGCTCGAGCATCAGACGACCATCGCAGCACGCTGA
- a CDS encoding efflux RND transporter periplasmic adaptor subunit — translation MAQEGKTQSRAWLWILLAVIVVAVVFFLMHRKPVVQVRAAQVSRQDLTSTIPTNGKVEPIVDFQAHAPNPGVIARLYVRLGEQVHKGQELLRMDAADAANRVAGAQASVDSAEAALMNMQHGGTQDERLSEQADLTNAQNQVQQAQATLNTDQKLLAQGAASPNEVALAQQQLTTAQNRVVQIQKRLNDRYGSVDMSAQRAQVAQARANLSAAQSGFADVDVHAPFSGTVYSLPVAQYDFVQPGQALINVADLTKLQIRAYFDEPEIGKLAAGQPVTITWEAKPNLVWHGHVEQAPTTVITYGTRNVGECLITVDDARGDLLPNTNVTVRVTTAQRNNVLSVPREALHTEGSVNFVYKIVDNKLVRTPVEIAPNAVVNLTRAEITSGLNEGDVIALGATSEVDLSNGLHVKVVE, via the coding sequence ATGGCTCAAGAAGGAAAAACCCAATCACGTGCGTGGCTCTGGATTCTGCTCGCCGTTATCGTCGTGGCCGTGGTTTTTTTCCTCATGCACCGCAAGCCTGTGGTGCAGGTGCGCGCCGCGCAAGTGAGCCGGCAAGACCTCACCAGCACTATTCCCACCAACGGCAAAGTTGAGCCCATCGTCGACTTCCAGGCGCACGCTCCCAATCCCGGAGTCATCGCCAGGCTTTACGTGCGTCTTGGTGAGCAGGTCCACAAAGGCCAGGAGCTGCTCCGGATGGACGCTGCCGATGCGGCAAACCGTGTCGCTGGCGCTCAGGCGAGCGTCGACAGCGCCGAAGCGGCCCTGATGAACATGCAGCACGGTGGAACGCAGGACGAGCGGCTTTCAGAGCAGGCAGACCTGACGAACGCGCAGAATCAGGTGCAGCAGGCACAGGCCACCCTGAACACGGATCAGAAGCTTCTCGCGCAAGGCGCTGCTTCACCCAACGAGGTCGCGCTCGCGCAGCAGCAGCTCACCACGGCGCAGAATCGCGTCGTGCAGATTCAAAAGCGACTCAATGACCGCTACGGATCCGTGGATATGTCCGCGCAGCGAGCGCAGGTGGCACAGGCCCGGGCGAATCTCTCCGCCGCACAGAGCGGGTTTGCCGATGTGGACGTACACGCTCCATTCTCTGGCACGGTCTACTCTCTGCCTGTCGCGCAATATGACTTCGTGCAGCCTGGGCAGGCGCTCATCAACGTGGCCGATCTCACTAAGCTGCAGATCCGCGCTTATTTCGACGAGCCCGAGATCGGCAAGCTCGCCGCCGGTCAGCCGGTCACCATCACCTGGGAGGCCAAGCCCAACCTCGTCTGGCACGGTCACGTCGAGCAGGCGCCCACCACCGTGATCACCTACGGCACCCGCAATGTCGGCGAATGCCTCATCACAGTCGACGATGCACGCGGTGACCTGCTGCCTAATACCAACGTCACGGTGAGGGTCACGACCGCCCAGCGCAACAACGTGCTGAGCGTTCCGCGCGAAGCGTTGCACACTGAGGGATCCGTCAATTTCGTCTACAAGATCGTCGATAACAAGCTGGTGCGCACGCCCGTGGAGATTGCGCCGAATGCGGTCGTGAATCTTACGCGGGCCGAGATTACCAGCGGTCTGAACGAGGGTGACGTCATCGCACTCGGCGCCACCAGCGAGGTCGATCTCTCCAACGGACTCCACGTGAAGGTCGTTGAATAA
- the recJ gene encoding single-stranded-DNA-specific exonuclease RecJ: MPTTTDPARWTAAAAPSSASEQLARDLGLPEPIARLLVARGYADANSATKFLSPSLSHLHDPYAMRGMREAVDRIRRALLAHEPILIYGDYDVDGTVATVLLKTACERAAAALGAIPDIRYHIPHRIREGYGMRESRIADAAAEGVRVVVSVDTGIRAHAAAEEADRLGLDLIVTDHHLPDELNGTPRALAVLNPNQTDCQYPCKDLCGAAVAFKLAQALLEGAARDDDERERLRTKTLPSFLKLLAVATIADSVPLTDENRTIASIGLRELRSPAQTGLRALMELAGIDISRPISATDVGFRLAPRLNAAGRMEVASDVVELFLSRDPVAARLLAEKLHRLNDDRRATEANALREIEQQIEALLTSPDGLPACLVLDDHGTQTAGWHRGVVGILASRVVERTGRPALVLAHEKTADPSEIPLAHGSGRSVRGFHLLDAITAAHEQGDSRLFSRFGGHAHAVGFALPSTNVPQLRAALDRIAAAQLGLTPAAEELRFDLELRFAEITPELLGTLERLEPFGLGNPDPIFATRRTRLVNPPRILAERHLRVSLEDEDGGGRFSGVAWGRRTPWAERFRQQNWLPGEFFDVAYHLRRNWHPDFGGWELEILALERCC; the protein is encoded by the coding sequence ATGCCGACGACGACTGATCCCGCCCGCTGGACCGCAGCCGCTGCACCGTCCTCTGCCTCCGAACAGCTCGCCCGTGATCTGGGCCTGCCGGAACCCATTGCCCGGCTGTTGGTCGCTCGCGGCTATGCGGACGCGAACTCCGCGACAAAGTTCCTCAGCCCTTCCCTTTCACATCTGCACGACCCTTACGCGATGCGCGGTATGCGTGAGGCCGTCGACCGCATCCGCCGGGCTCTGCTGGCACATGAGCCGATCCTCATCTACGGTGACTACGACGTGGACGGCACCGTCGCAACGGTGCTGCTGAAGACGGCGTGCGAGCGCGCGGCGGCCGCGCTCGGAGCCATCCCGGACATCCGGTATCACATTCCTCATCGAATCCGCGAGGGCTACGGCATGCGCGAGTCGCGCATCGCCGACGCCGCCGCAGAAGGCGTGCGGGTGGTTGTGTCGGTGGATACCGGCATCCGCGCCCATGCCGCGGCGGAAGAGGCCGACCGGCTCGGACTGGACCTGATCGTGACGGACCATCATCTGCCCGATGAGCTGAACGGGACGCCGCGAGCACTCGCCGTTCTGAACCCAAATCAAACGGACTGCCAATATCCCTGCAAGGACCTTTGCGGAGCGGCGGTCGCCTTCAAACTTGCTCAGGCGCTGCTCGAAGGCGCAGCCCGCGATGACGATGAGCGTGAGCGCCTTCGCACCAAAACGCTGCCGTCCTTTCTCAAGCTGCTCGCGGTTGCCACCATCGCGGACTCCGTTCCCCTGACTGACGAGAACCGCACCATTGCCTCCATTGGTCTCCGTGAACTGCGCAGCCCGGCGCAGACCGGCCTTCGGGCGTTGATGGAACTCGCCGGAATCGATATCTCGCGCCCGATCTCTGCGACCGACGTTGGCTTCCGGCTTGCGCCGCGCCTGAACGCCGCCGGCCGCATGGAGGTGGCGAGCGACGTTGTCGAGCTGTTCCTCTCCCGGGATCCCGTCGCTGCCCGCCTGCTCGCCGAAAAGCTGCATCGGTTGAACGATGACCGCCGAGCCACCGAAGCCAATGCGCTGCGAGAGATTGAGCAACAGATTGAGGCTCTGCTCACTTCGCCCGACGGTCTTCCCGCATGCCTTGTTCTTGACGACCACGGAACTCAGACAGCCGGTTGGCACCGCGGCGTCGTCGGCATTCTTGCTTCACGCGTCGTCGAGCGCACCGGGAGACCCGCGCTGGTTCTCGCGCATGAAAAGACCGCAGATCCATCTGAAATTCCGCTGGCGCATGGCTCGGGCCGTTCCGTTCGAGGCTTTCACCTGCTCGACGCGATCACCGCGGCCCATGAACAAGGAGATAGCCGTCTCTTCTCGCGGTTCGGCGGCCATGCCCATGCGGTCGGCTTCGCCCTGCCCTCCACGAACGTGCCGCAGTTGCGCGCAGCGCTGGACCGCATTGCGGCCGCTCAGCTCGGGCTCACGCCTGCCGCAGAAGAGCTGCGATTTGATCTGGAACTCCGGTTCGCGGAGATCACCCCTGAACTTCTCGGCACACTCGAACGGCTCGAACCCTTTGGTCTTGGCAACCCAGATCCGATCTTCGCCACTCGCCGCACCCGCCTTGTGAACCCGCCACGCATCCTGGCCGAGCGCCACCTTCGCGTCTCGCTCGAAGACGAGGATGGCGGCGGCCGGTTCAGCGGGGTCGCCTGGGGACGCCGGACGCCCTGGGCCGAGCGGTTTCGACAGCAGAACTGGTTGCCCGGTGAGTTCTTCGATGTCGCCTATCACCTGCGCCGCAACTGGCACCCAGATTTCGGTGGGTGGGAGCTCGAGATTCTTGCGCTCGAGAGATGCTGTTGA
- a CDS encoding ferredoxin, whose amino-acid sequence MPEGRAAHPIRMSNYEHHVFVCLNERDETAARPSCGHRHANKIRDLMKDAVKASGLKGKVRVNQAGCLDQCEHGPVMVVYPEAVWYGFVHPKDVEEIVDEHLKHGRPVERLRLTQGCINTKECPHRKG is encoded by the coding sequence GTGCCTGAGGGACGCGCCGCACATCCAATCCGCATGTCGAACTACGAGCATCATGTATTTGTCTGCCTCAACGAGCGGGACGAGACCGCGGCAAGACCGAGCTGCGGCCACCGGCACGCGAACAAGATTCGCGATCTGATGAAGGATGCCGTGAAGGCATCGGGCCTGAAGGGTAAAGTGCGCGTCAACCAGGCTGGATGCCTGGATCAATGCGAGCACGGCCCGGTAATGGTCGTCTATCCGGAGGCCGTCTGGTACGGCTTTGTACATCCGAAAGACGTCGAGGAGATCGTTGACGAGCACTTGAAACACGGCCGGCCGGTGGAGCGCTTGCGGCTAACGCAAGGCTGCATCAACACAAAAGAGTGTCCACACCGCAAGGGCTGA
- a CDS encoding DUF507 family protein, protein MIFSKDYIGYLARQTTKHLVAAKMIKTDKPDLANERVTAALIDELGLEDRINEEVRVILEAFQDDMLKSGASYPEMFKKVKMELARKYKAVL, encoded by the coding sequence ATGATTTTCTCGAAGGACTACATTGGCTATCTTGCGCGGCAGACGACCAAGCATCTGGTCGCGGCCAAGATGATCAAAACTGACAAACCAGATCTGGCAAACGAGCGCGTTACCGCTGCGCTCATCGACGAGCTCGGCCTCGAAGACCGGATTAACGAAGAGGTTCGCGTGATCCTGGAGGCCTTCCAGGACGACATGCTAAAGAGCGGCGCCAGCTACCCTGAGATGTTCAAAAAGGTGAAGATGGAGCTCGCGCGCAAGTACAAGGCGGTGCTATGA
- a CDS encoding DUF507 family protein yields the protein MRISRDKLNKLAHTIADTLAEIDEVEFMEDRNTIRQEARKALETLLTQETKIDAAARQKIASQRRIIPEGSQEWDILYRKYYNDEVKKLGL from the coding sequence ATGAGGATCAGCCGAGACAAGCTGAACAAGCTGGCCCACACCATCGCCGACACGTTGGCCGAGATCGACGAAGTCGAGTTCATGGAGGACCGCAATACGATCCGCCAGGAGGCTCGCAAGGCGTTGGAGACGCTGCTGACCCAGGAAACGAAGATCGACGCAGCGGCACGGCAGAAGATCGCCTCGCAGCGGCGCATCATCCCCGAGGGCTCGCAGGAGTGGGACATTCTCTATCGCAAGTACTACAACGACGAGGTCAAGAAGCTCGGGTTGTAG
- a CDS encoding MFS transporter, translating into MNCGPMPCVETKVPAAVAPANARWLLAATVLGSSMDYIDGTVVNVALPSMQNSFGATGTEVQWVVEGYALFLASLLLIGGSLGDQFGLRKIFLCGIVLFAIASLGCGLAHGIGQLLFARCLQGVGGALLVPNSLALLSSEFVGAERGRAIGTWSGFAAIMTALGPVIGGWVVQHASWRWAFFVNIPIAIAAVWTTKVKIPKREQRSSNPLDVRGAFLVTTGLGCITYSLLEWSNGHVVSRLAGAVGLVLSALFLVNERYARSPLINPKLFLSRTFAGANLLTFFLYGALSAALFYLPLNLIQAQSYTPTEAGAAMLPLILVMFLLSRWAGGLVAQWGTRLPLVVGPFIAVFGYVLLAFPGVGGTYWATYFPAAIVLGLGMTISVAPLTTVVMSSVDENLSGTASGINNAVSQTAALLALALTAPLFFARFGAVLKNDLVVLHLPSQTVSQVEGQRRRLGAIQTTDVHAKYAIDEAFVGAFRLIVLLAAGSAAAAGFTAIATVRDERP; encoded by the coding sequence ATGAACTGTGGCCCCATGCCGTGTGTTGAAACGAAAGTGCCTGCGGCGGTCGCACCTGCGAACGCCCGTTGGCTCCTTGCAGCAACGGTTCTCGGCTCGAGCATGGACTACATCGATGGGACGGTGGTGAATGTAGCACTTCCCAGCATGCAGAACTCATTCGGTGCGACGGGAACAGAGGTGCAATGGGTCGTCGAAGGGTACGCACTGTTCCTCGCCTCCCTGCTGCTGATAGGAGGATCATTAGGCGACCAGTTCGGATTACGAAAGATATTTCTGTGCGGGATTGTTCTGTTCGCGATTGCTTCGTTGGGATGCGGTTTGGCTCATGGAATCGGGCAGCTTCTTTTCGCGCGCTGCCTGCAAGGTGTGGGCGGAGCTCTCCTGGTGCCAAATAGTCTCGCGTTGCTGAGCAGCGAGTTTGTGGGTGCAGAGCGCGGCCGGGCAATCGGAACATGGTCGGGCTTCGCGGCCATCATGACCGCGCTCGGTCCTGTGATCGGAGGATGGGTAGTGCAGCACGCGTCGTGGCGCTGGGCCTTCTTCGTGAATATCCCGATCGCGATTGCAGCGGTCTGGACAACGAAGGTGAAAATTCCCAAGCGTGAACAGCGCAGCAGCAATCCACTCGACGTCAGAGGCGCATTCCTGGTAACAACGGGACTCGGTTGCATTACATATAGCTTGCTGGAATGGTCGAACGGGCACGTTGTTTCACGCCTCGCTGGCGCAGTCGGTTTGGTCCTTTCCGCACTGTTTCTTGTCAACGAGCGTTATGCTCGATCGCCCTTGATAAATCCGAAACTTTTCTTGAGCAGGACCTTTGCGGGTGCAAATCTTCTGACTTTCTTCCTTTATGGAGCGCTTTCTGCGGCCCTGTTCTACCTGCCTTTGAATCTCATTCAGGCGCAGTCATACACACCCACAGAGGCGGGAGCAGCGATGTTGCCTCTGATTCTGGTGATGTTTCTTCTCTCTCGCTGGGCTGGTGGACTGGTTGCACAATGGGGAACTCGCCTCCCACTAGTCGTCGGACCCTTTATCGCCGTGTTTGGCTATGTTCTCCTCGCGTTCCCGGGAGTCGGAGGTACCTACTGGGCAACCTACTTCCCCGCGGCTATTGTTCTAGGACTCGGAATGACGATCAGTGTGGCGCCTCTGACGACCGTCGTCATGAGCTCCGTTGACGAGAACCTGTCTGGCACTGCTTCAGGAATTAATAATGCTGTAAGCCAAACGGCCGCTTTGCTTGCGCTTGCGTTGACCGCACCACTATTCTTCGCAAGATTTGGCGCTGTGCTGAAAAATGATCTGGTTGTGTTGCACCTCCCATCGCAGACCGTTTCACAGGTGGAAGGACAGCGACGTCGCCTGGGAGCTATTCAGACCACAGATGTTCACGCGAAATATGCGATTGATGAAGCGTTCGTTGGCGCATTTCGTCTGATCGTTTTGCTCGCAGCGGGTTCAGCCGCAGCCGCAGGTTTCACCGCCATTGCTACGGTTCGCGATGAACGTCCGTGA
- a CDS encoding FAD-dependent oxidoreductase gives MPEEGNSHTSAWNVPDFRPELAFPQLTEEMVERIRPYGREEIIPANQHLFTRGERQVDMFVVLDGEVSIYLPADNGETKVIAHHRRFEFSGELNLLNSQGSLVEAQTVTESRILRIPRNELRRLMRAEGDIANLITQATIWRRIGLLGEEAGGVVLMGQAGDAEMTQLQRFLIRNNYPHRIVEVPVQQAPVPDNGLADVEPSIPAVVLSDGRTLYRPTIAELADELGITELPDPELIYDVVVVGAGPAGLAAAVYAASEGLCTLVIEGTAPGGQAGTSSKIENYLGFPTGISGNRLASRAQLQALKFGVRFAISREVVTAEQIGGIHKLTLAGGMSVCSRSVVIASGAQYRKLSVENYSHFENHGIYYAATAMESLLCRDSEVIVVGGGNSAGQAAVFLSGIASHVHHIVRGKSLASTMSQYLISRIESSSRITLHTDSEIVKLEGGSSLEDVTWINRKSDDLTVKPIGSVFVMIGAEPNSGWLFGTVKLDKKGFILTGGTDGFEMTPYATSVPGIFAVGDVRSNSVKRVASAVGEGSVVISDVHRYLADHRNSFAVEPHSALAALRSASAAASLQPVHQ, from the coding sequence ATGCCCGAAGAAGGAAACAGCCACACCAGCGCATGGAACGTTCCGGATTTTCGGCCGGAACTCGCCTTTCCTCAACTTACGGAGGAGATGGTTGAACGCATTCGTCCTTATGGTCGAGAGGAAATCATCCCGGCGAACCAACATTTATTTACTCGCGGCGAGCGCCAGGTGGATATGTTCGTCGTGCTCGACGGCGAAGTCAGTATTTACCTGCCCGCTGATAATGGCGAAACGAAAGTTATCGCTCATCATCGCCGATTTGAGTTCTCCGGCGAGTTGAATCTTCTGAACTCACAGGGGTCGCTGGTCGAAGCGCAAACCGTCACTGAAAGCCGGATTCTCCGCATACCCCGCAACGAGTTGCGGCGGCTGATGCGTGCAGAAGGTGATATCGCAAACCTCATTACGCAAGCTACGATCTGGCGCCGTATTGGCCTGCTCGGCGAAGAGGCGGGTGGCGTTGTGCTGATGGGTCAAGCTGGTGATGCGGAGATGACTCAACTCCAGCGTTTCCTCATCCGCAACAACTATCCGCACAGGATAGTTGAAGTACCGGTGCAACAGGCTCCTGTGCCGGACAATGGCCTGGCCGACGTTGAACCTTCCATCCCGGCCGTTGTGCTTTCTGATGGCCGCACCCTGTATCGCCCAACGATCGCGGAGCTTGCCGACGAACTGGGCATCACGGAGCTTCCTGACCCAGAGTTGATCTACGACGTGGTTGTCGTCGGGGCTGGACCTGCGGGCCTGGCGGCCGCTGTTTATGCTGCATCGGAGGGACTCTGCACGCTTGTGATCGAAGGCACTGCTCCCGGTGGTCAGGCCGGTACGAGTTCGAAGATCGAAAACTACCTCGGCTTCCCTACCGGCATCTCCGGCAATCGGCTGGCGAGCCGCGCTCAGCTGCAGGCGTTGAAGTTCGGCGTGAGGTTCGCCATCTCCAGAGAGGTGGTGACGGCGGAACAGATTGGTGGCATCCACAAACTGACCCTTGCAGGCGGCATGTCGGTATGCTCACGGTCTGTGGTCATCGCCTCCGGAGCACAGTATCGCAAGCTATCGGTGGAGAACTACAGCCATTTTGAGAACCATGGGATCTACTATGCCGCGACAGCGATGGAGTCGCTGCTCTGCCGCGACAGCGAAGTGATCGTAGTGGGAGGTGGAAACTCCGCAGGGCAGGCTGCGGTGTTTTTATCCGGCATCGCGAGTCATGTGCATCACATTGTTCGCGGTAAATCTCTCGCAAGCACGATGTCGCAATACCTCATCTCTCGCATCGAAAGCTCATCTCGCATTACGCTCCATACAGACTCTGAGATCGTGAAGCTCGAAGGCGGGTCTTCGCTCGAAGACGTCACTTGGATCAATCGCAAATCGGATGATTTGACGGTAAAGCCCATTGGAAGCGTTTTCGTGATGATCGGCGCCGAGCCGAACTCCGGGTGGCTCTTTGGCACAGTAAAGCTCGACAAAAAAGGATTCATCCTTACTGGAGGCACGGACGGTTTCGAGATGACTCCCTATGCAACCAGTGTGCCTGGCATATTTGCGGTCGGCGATGTGCGATCCAACTCGGTGAAGCGTGTCGCGTCAGCGGTCGGCGAAGGTTCGGTGGTCATCTCGGACGTTCACCGCTATCTCGCGGACCATCGTAATAGCTTCGCCGTCGAGCCCCATTCCGCGCTGGCCGCACTGCGATCGGCGAGCGCTGCAGCGTCACTCCAGCCGGTTCATCAATAA